Part of the Geovibrio ferrireducens genome, ATTATTGAGCCTTTTTCACGCACACGGGTGAGTATCACGCCGTCGGAAGGGGAGATTATCTCCGTATCTGCCAGAGAGGTAACGGCCGATTCCGCTGATGCTGCGGCAGCCTTATACTCCGCCGCTGCCGCTCTTATATCCTCATCCCTGTACCCTGCTACGGCCAGTTCAAGAGACTTTTTCGCCATGTTCAGTCTGGCTCTCGCTTCATCCCTAGCAGCCAGTGATTCATCATGCGCCTGCGCGGACACAGCGCCAAGCTTAAAGAGCTCAGCCTGTCTTCTGTATGTCTGTTCAAGGTTGGCGAGAGTCGCCTCGCGTTCGCTCACCTGAGCCCGCGCCTCATCTATCTCCTGCGGGCGCAGACCCTTCGAGAGCTTTGCAAAGTTGGCCTCTGCCGCCTCAAGGCGCGCCACTGCCACCGCGAGCTGATCTTCGTAGGGCTTTTTATCCAGAACAGCAAGGAGATCCCCTGCCTTCACCCTGTCCCCTTCCTCAAACATAAGCTCCGCAACGCGGCCGGAGACCCGGAAACCGAGAGTTACATCCCTTATATCCACATTGCCGTAAAGGGTCAGGCTTCCGCTGCTTTTTTCATCCTTTCCTGCATAAAAGAAATACAGCGCACCGGCGGCTCCGAGCATAAGCACCAGTATTATCAGGAGTTTTTTCATTATTCAGCCTCGCTTATCACAGCATTCAGTGATGAAACAGCCATAGCGGGGAGCAGCCTGTCCAGCAAGTCCATATGCTCCGCCGTGTAATCAGAAGTGCCCAGTCTGCGGACTGCGGTTTCCCTTGCGGATAAAAATGCAAGAACACTTCCCACCACAGCATGCGCCCTGAGATGCGCCTCCGCACTGTCGGGCTTTATCCCCGCACCCGCGGCAATCAGCCTGCTGAAAAGCCCGTGGGCTTCCTTCATCACCGAATCGTAAAGAATATCAAATGCGGGAGTGGGCTTGGCCTGCTCCCTCAGAACTATGAGCGCCCAGCGTTTCGGCCCGTCCGACCTTATGAACATAGCAGCCAGTCCGCGGACAGCGGTTATAATACATTTTACTGCCGCATCGCGTCCCCCGCCTGATTTCTCGAACTCATTCCTTATCCCCGCAGCAAGAGGGTTTATGTATGAGCCGATTCCTTCTGCTATGTGGGAAACCACGGCGCGGTACAGCCCCTCTTTTCCGCCGAAATAATACTGAATGGCGGAGATATTCGCTCCGGCCTTATCGGCTATCATCCTTGTGCCTGTGGCGGTGAAGCCATGCTCACCGAAGAGATCTATGGCTGCTTCTATAAGATTCTGCCTTGCTCTGTCCCCTTTGTTTTTTTCATTAACATTATTGCTTCGTATATCCATAATCAAATTATAAATCAATCGATTGATTTATTCAAGGATACCTGATTTTTTTTCTTGCCTTTTATATTGTTACTATTAAAATAACAATATGACTTCAAGAAACACTCAGTTCTCGGTGGCTGTACACATAATGACCGGCCTTGGTTTCCACGCGGGGGAATACATATGCTCCTGCAATCTGGCGGAGAGTGTAAATGCCTGCCCCAGCTTTGTCCGCCGCATTATCGCCAAGCTCTCAAGGGCGGGACTTGTCCGCGCCACCAGAGGGAAGAACGGTTCATGCGCTCTGGCAAAGAAACCGGAAGAAATCACTCTTTTTGATATATACAAAGCGGTCGAGGCACCCAAAGCCTTCGCTGTGCACTCTTATCCCGTTCAGGAATCATGCGCTGTAAGCTGCAACATGAAACCCGCACTGGAAAAGGTTCTGGACAAGGCACAGGAATCCTTTGAAAACACACTTAAAACAACCAGACTCTCCGAGCTTGTCACGCAGGTGAGCTGATTTTTTTTGCATATAATTGTTACTTTGAAAGTTACAAACAGAAGGAGGAGAAAATGAAAGTTATAGCATTTAACGGAAGCCCCAGAAAGAATTTCAGCACTGCGCATCTTCTTGAAAAGGCTCTGGAAGGAGCAAAGGCAGCAGGAGCCGAGACTGAGCTTGTGCATCTGTATGATGTGGATTTCAAAGGCTGTATGAGCTGTTTTGTCTGTAAAGTGAGAAACGGCAAAACCTACGGCAGATGCGCCCATAGGGACGGTATTCTGCCCTATCTCGAAAAAGCCGCAGAAGCGGATGCGCTGATCATCGGCTCACCGATTTATCTCGGCAGAACAAGCGGAGAGGCATCAGCCTTTCTTGAGCGTCTTATTTTCCCGTTCATTTCATACGCCGACTACAGGACTCTCGCCCCCAGAAAATCCTCAACTGCAATGATTTATACCATGAACGTCACAGAGCAGGAAAAGAATGACTACGGATATGACTCTCACATTAAGAGAAATGAAAGCTTCATGGAGAGAACATTCGGCTCATGTGAAAGCCTTTGCAGTTTCAACACGCTTCAGGGAACAGAGAAAGACTATGAAAAGTTCGAGCTGCGCGGCACTTTCGGCGAAAAAATCAGATACCGCAATGAAAATTTTGAAAATGACCTGCAGAAAGCATTTGACCTTGGCGGAAGACTGGCTGGAAAATAATGTGAAATATGCACCGGACACCCTGAAATGTCCGGTGCGCCGCATTACTGCGCGGTAACCTTGTCATAAAGAGGATAAAGCTGAATCTCCTCTCTGTTGATTCGGAGCCTCAGAGTAGATATTATTCTGCCCAGTTCTTTGGCATATTCAATATTGAGTTCCGCTTTTTCTATGCGGTTCATGAAGTCCAGTATTTCCGCCGTGAGCTTCTGCATCTCTCCCGCAAACTGCTCACTGACGACTTTTGCCGCAGGATTATTTTTCAGTGAGGGGTAAAGCCTTGTGTCCTCTTTCTGAAGATGCCCGGCGAGAAGCCTTTTTCCTTCAAGGAGTTTTTTGCGTCCGGCCTCATTGCCGAGTCCTGTTATCTGAACTTCCTGAAGAAGTTTAAGAAGCTGAAGATGGTCGTTTTTAAGTTCAGTGATTAATGCGCTCATGTGTTTCCTCCGTCTGTTTTTTATAAGAATAGTACAAGACGGGGAAATTGTTTTGATCCGTGTCAAGAAGACTATTTTTTTCTGAAATTGTCCGCTCTGTTTTTTTAGGATATAGTATCTTCACCATATTATCGGGGGAAATTAATAATGTCATACTGCGATGCTATAAAAACCATGAACGCTGAGAAAGCCGCACTCCACGGCAATTACCACGATAATCACTACGGGTTTCCGCTGTATGATGATAATGAACTCTTCTGCCGCCTTGTGCTTGAAATAAATCAGGCAGGCTTAAGCTGGGAAACAATACTTAAAAAAGAGCAGGCATTCAGAAGCGCCTACGATGGCTTTGATGTGAAAACCGTTGCTGCATATACCGAAAAGGACAGGGAACGGCTGCTGGCCGATGCGGGGATCATCCGCAACAGGCTGAAAGTTAACGCCGCAGTTGAAAATGCCAAAACTATTCTGATTATTCAGAAAGAGCATGGTTCATTCAAAAACTGGCTTGATAAGCACCATCCCCTCAAAAAGGAGGAGTGGACAAAACTCTTCAAAAAAACTTTTAAATTCACCGGCGGAGAGATAGTAAACGAATTTCTTATGAGTACAGGCTACCTGAAAGGCGCCCACGCCGAGCACTGCCCGGTGCACAAAAAGGTTCTGGAATCAAAACCAAAATGGGCGGAAAAATAGAAAAACTGCTCGCGACAGGGAATAGTTTTTTTGATTCAAAACAGTTCTGCCCTTCAACTCTGCCCCCTATAACACACCACCAGTATAAAATCATATTTGGGAAATGCTACCAATAGTGTTAGCATTATATAAGTCGACATTACACGATTTGAGAGTTCAAACAATGTCCTGCAAATAATTTCCGAGGTAATAACATTGGTAACAAAGATTAATTTAAAGATAATTTTTATTTGTTTTTGTTTATTGTTTCAGTTTCACGCATTTGCCTCGGATGAAACTTTTTCAACATACGAAGAAGCGAAAGAATTGTACCTTTCAAAGACCAAAGATCCTGAAGATTTATCAAATAAAATTAAGCAATGGCCTAAAATATTCAAAACTTTTAGCAAATATGCAAATGAAGGAAATCCAGAAGCAATCACCTACCTTGGACAGATGTATGAAACAGGCAGAGGAACAAAACCAAATATAAAAAAAGCAGTAAAACTATACAAACAAGCTTTTGAAATGGGAGAACCCAATGCCAAGTATTTTTTATCATATTTGTACTTAACAGGCAGAGGTGTCAGCAGAAACTATGATAAAGCTAGAAAGATGCTTGAAGAGTTGCTTGAAGCTGGTGACATGCGTGCTGCTGCGAATCTGGGAAGCATCTACCGCGAAGGAAGAGGTGTAAAGAAAGATTATAAAAAAGCTGTAGGGTACTACGAAATTGGCGTTACAACTGACCCAGCTTCCATGTTTCTACTTGGCTATATGTATTTTATGAACTATGGAGTAGAAACTGATTATAATAAAGCATTCAAGCTATTTACTTCATCGGAACAAGCCGGGTTTCAATATGGCTATTATTTTATAGCTTATTCATATATTTATGCTAAAGGGACAACTACTAATTTGGATATGGCTAATTCAGTTTTTCAAATGATATATCCCGTAAGATCTCCTGAATATTATACATCTATCCATAAAGCTTATTTATATGAGCATGGCAGAGTAAACAAATATAATAATGATAACAGATATAATGAATACTCTAGGGCAAGTAGTCACGGTGTATATTGTGGAAGCTTTGGCTTAGGAAATTTCAATTTAGTTAATCCAAATACTGATAGCCAATTTAATCCACAAAAAGAATGGGGTGTTGATTTAATAATAAAATCAGCTGATGACGATTGCCTTGATGCAAACATCAGACTTTCAGAGTTCTACTCTACTGGAAGTTTTGTTGATAAAGATCTCAAGAAAGCTGCAAAATATAATAAAAATGCAGCTAAACTACTCTTCTTAGACAAATTTGAAGAGCACACACGATTTGCCTATCTCTCCCCCGAAGAATATTACGGCAGACCGCACATAATAAAATGGCTGAAAAAGGAAGCAGAGACAGGAAACGAAAAAGCAACAGCGGTCATTAACCTTCTGAAATCACGAAAGAACATTCCCGGAAATTATAACTGGATAGATGCAGATTCATATTGAATCTAAGATAGGAAAATACCAGTTCCTGCGTTTTTCGGCACGAAATAAAAAAGCCAGCGGTTAACCCACTGGCTTTTCTGGTGATTTTAAATAGGCACGGGCGGTTTCGAACCGTTTTCGGAATATGTCAACAGGTGATAAAAAGTGCTTAAAACCAAAGTTTCACAAAACTTGCTCATCATCCATAATCACTTATTTTTATTCAAAAATGGCACGATTTTGGCACGATAAAAAAGGCATTAAATTAATAGAGAATCTCTTTCATTTAATGCCTCTCTAACTCAATTTCCATTTGTGCCCGACTTTTAAAGATTCTATCTGTTTAACAAATCATATTAGTGACTTACGGAGGCAATATACTGCCTTCTGTGTCAAAATACGGCATTAATTGGTCTATTAACACAGCGGACATGTTTTTACACTTATCCGCTGTGCCCCCAGTAAAACAAACAATCGGAGGATGATTGCTTGTTTTTATTCACTTTAATCTTTGCGGATATTCAGATTCCTGCTCGATTTGTAAACATCCGTTTACGCAGGCTTTA contains:
- a CDS encoding tetratricopeptide repeat protein; the protein is MVTKINLKIIFICFCLLFQFHAFASDETFSTYEEAKELYLSKTKDPEDLSNKIKQWPKIFKTFSKYANEGNPEAITYLGQMYETGRGTKPNIKKAVKLYKQAFEMGEPNAKYFLSYLYLTGRGVSRNYDKARKMLEELLEAGDMRAAANLGSIYREGRGVKKDYKKAVGYYEIGVTTDPASMFLLGYMYFMNYGVETDYNKAFKLFTSSEQAGFQYGYYFIAYSYIYAKGTTTNLDMANSVFQMIYPVRSPEYYTSIHKAYLYEHGRVNKYNNDNRYNEYSRASSHGVYCGSFGLGNFNLVNPNTDSQFNPQKEWGVDLIIKSADDDCLDANIRLSEFYSTGSFVDKDLKKAAKYNKNAAKLLFLDKFEEHTRFAYLSPEEYYGRPHIIKWLKKEAETGNEKATAVINLLKSRKNIPGNYNWIDADSY
- a CDS encoding DNA-3-methyladenine glycosylase I → MSYCDAIKTMNAEKAALHGNYHDNHYGFPLYDDNELFCRLVLEINQAGLSWETILKKEQAFRSAYDGFDVKTVAAYTEKDRERLLADAGIIRNRLKVNAAVENAKTILIIQKEHGSFKNWLDKHHPLKKEEWTKLFKKTFKFTGGEIVNEFLMSTGYLKGAHAEHCPVHKKVLESKPKWAEK
- a CDS encoding Rrf2 family transcriptional regulator, with product MTSRNTQFSVAVHIMTGLGFHAGEYICSCNLAESVNACPSFVRRIIAKLSRAGLVRATRGKNGSCALAKKPEEITLFDIYKAVEAPKAFAVHSYPVQESCAVSCNMKPALEKVLDKAQESFENTLKTTRLSELVTQVS
- a CDS encoding CerR family C-terminal domain-containing protein; this translates as MDIRSNNVNEKNKGDRARQNLIEAAIDLFGEHGFTATGTRMIADKAGANISAIQYYFGGKEGLYRAVVSHIAEGIGSYINPLAAGIRNEFEKSGGGRDAAVKCIITAVRGLAAMFIRSDGPKRWALIVLREQAKPTPAFDILYDSVMKEAHGLFSRLIAAGAGIKPDSAEAHLRAHAVVGSVLAFLSARETAVRRLGTSDYTAEHMDLLDRLLPAMAVSSLNAVISEAE
- a CDS encoding flavodoxin family protein; the protein is MKVIAFNGSPRKNFSTAHLLEKALEGAKAAGAETELVHLYDVDFKGCMSCFVCKVRNGKTYGRCAHRDGILPYLEKAAEADALIIGSPIYLGRTSGEASAFLERLIFPFISYADYRTLAPRKSSTAMIYTMNVTEQEKNDYGYDSHIKRNESFMERTFGSCESLCSFNTLQGTEKDYEKFELRGTFGEKIRYRNENFENDLQKAFDLGGRLAGK
- the hlyD gene encoding secretion protein HlyD gives rise to the protein MKKLLIILVLMLGAAGALYFFYAGKDEKSSGSLTLYGNVDIRDVTLGFRVSGRVAELMFEEGDRVKAGDLLAVLDKKPYEDQLAVAVARLEAAEANFAKLSKGLRPQEIDEARAQVSEREATLANLEQTYRRQAELFKLGAVSAQAHDESLAARDEARARLNMAKKSLELAVAGYRDEDIRAAAAEYKAAAASAESAVTSLADTEIISPSDGVILTRVREKGSIIASGAAVFTLALDNPVWVRTYVSEPQLGLVHPGQKAVIYTDTNPDRPYTGQVGFISPQAEFTPKNVETASLRTDLVYRLRIAVDNPDKHLRQGMPVTVRLEE
- a CDS encoding hemerythrin domain-containing protein; amino-acid sequence: MSALITELKNDHLQLLKLLQEVQITGLGNEAGRKKLLEGKRLLAGHLQKEDTRLYPSLKNNPAAKVVSEQFAGEMQKLTAEILDFMNRIEKAELNIEYAKELGRIISTLRLRINREEIQLYPLYDKVTAQ